The Henckelia pumila isolate YLH828 chromosome 2, ASM3356847v2, whole genome shotgun sequence genome includes a window with the following:
- the LOC140881222 gene encoding DEK domain-containing chromatin-associated protein 1-like isoform X2, with protein sequence MASVKEEIQDSRNQEEEDKDFSVGGQTNDAREHDFKVDAEEEGVKEQNRDAEQNVNQEDDKGRGKEKVNQEKKREKKGSRKVKRGSEKAASPRTPGIERPSRERKTVERFTVNATARGTPVTRPMAIEQGRGSRLKDIPNVAFKLSKRKSDENLQLLHTILFGKKAKVLTVKKRISLFSGFVWVEDEEKQRAKVKEKLDKCVKEKLLDFCDVLNIPVNKATVKKEELSAKLLEFLESPHATTDTLLADKDKNKKRKSNESASKTSSSVDLASSRSRKKQKLDSGSGKKQKHSAKEEANDRSISSETEDDQDDDNTTVGAKSDQEEINSEDETEQGQDEPESSKGIDNCSSKKSAKKDTGNKTGEKSKSVSKGTSANASRTPDKSTKKPSSSKLKKGVAEAESGSKQKTSSSKKQQSEKKSDGTTPAKDKSLSKKNSTKSSTKDVEKDQGKGKSRKSAKKEPSREELHAVVEDILKEVDFNTATLSDILKLLGKHFGIDLIHRKLEVKEIITEVINNMSDDEDEEATESGDGDSGKDCEDDD encoded by the exons ATGGCTTCTGTCAAGGAAGAAATACAAGATAGCAGGAATCAAGAGGAGGAGGATAAGGATTTCTCAGTTGGTGGTCAGACGAATGATGCCCGGGAACACGATTTTAAAGTAGACGCGGAAGAGGAGGGAGTAAAGGAACAGAATCGAGATGCGGAGCAGAATGTAAATCAAGAAGATGATAAAGGGAGAGGAAAAGAGAAGGTCaatcaagaaaagaaaagagagaagaaggGTTCGAGGAAAGTGAAGCGAGGGAGTGAGAAGGCAGCATCGCCAAGGACGCCTGGGATTGAGAGGCCAAGCAGGGAGAGGAAAACAGTTGAAAGATTTACAGTGAATGCTACCGCAAGGGGCACTCCTGTTACCAGGCCTATGGCCATCGAGCAG GGCCGAGGTTCACGGCTTAAGGATATCCCAAATG TTGCTTTTAAGTTGTCTAAGAGAAAAAGCGATGAGAATCTGCAGCTTCTTCACACCATTCTTTTCGGCAAAAAAGCAAAG GTGCTAACTGTGAAGAAACGTATAAGCCTCTTTTCTGGTTTTGTATGGGTTGAGGATGAG GAAAAACAAAGGGCTAAAGTTAAGGAGAAGCTTGACAAATGTGTGAAAGAAAAATTGTTGGATTTTTGTGATGTCCTTAATATCCCAGTCAACAAAGCTACAGTAAAGAAG GAAGAACTCTCTGCAAAATTATTAGAATTCTTGGAATCTCCCCATGCTACAACAGATACTTTACTCGCTGACAAGGATAAG AACAAGAAGCGAAAGAGTAATGAATCAGCAAGTAAAACCTCAAGTTCTGTTGATTTGGCATCCAGCAGATCTAGAAAG AAGCAAAAATTGGACTCTGGATCTGGGAAGAAGCAAAAGCATTCAGCCAAAGAAGAAGCCAATGACAGAAGCATATCTTCAGAGACTGAAGATGATCAGGATGATGACAACACTACCGTTGGAGCAAAAAGTGACCAGGAAGAGATCAACTCAGAGGATGAAACAGAGCAAGGGCAAGATGAACCCGAAAGTTCTAAGGGCATTGACAACTGTTCTTCAAAGAAAAGTGCAAAAAAGGATACTGGAAATAAGACTGGGGAGAAGTCCAAGTCTGTCAGCAAAGGAACCTCTGCAAATGCCTCTAGGACCCCTGATAAATCAACCAAAAAACCTTCCAGTTCAAAATTGAAGAAAGGCGTAGCTGAAGCTGAATCAGGAAGTAAACAAAAGACGTCCTCGAGTAAGAAACAACAATCTGAAAAGAAGAGTGATGGCACAACACCTGCAAAGGATAAATCCTTGAGCAAGAAAAACTCGACCAAGTCTTCCACAAAAGATGTTGAAAAGGATCAAG GTAAAGGGAAAAGTAGGAAAAGTGCCAAGAAAGAGCCCAGTAGAGAGGAATTGCACGCAGTTGTAGAGGACATACTCAAGGAAGTTGATTTCAATACT GCTACATTATCCGATATTCTCAAACTACTCG GAAAGCACTTTGGGATAGACCTGATACATAGGAAATTAGAAGTTAAAGAGATAATTACTGAAGTCATAAATAACATGTCTGATGATGAAGACGAGGAGGCTACTGAGTCTGGAGATGGAGATTCGGGTAAAGATTGTGAGGATGATGATTGA
- the LOC140877789 gene encoding uncharacterized protein: MKTHLSAQDDDMWYIITDGTMKIMKSNTVIESAPQMIENPRSEWTAEDKKKTNLDNVAKDILYKNLDKNMFRKIKACTTAKEIWEKLTQLCENNDQTKENKLMVAIQKFGSIKMKSGETTNEFDERFNSIVIKLNALGKSYSNRENALKVMRALPKE; the protein is encoded by the coding sequence ATGAAGACACATTTATCTGcacaagatgatgatatgtggtatATCATCACTGATGGAACAATGAAGATCATGAAATCCAATACTGTAATTGAAAGTGCACCCCAGATGATAGAAAATCCCAGATCAGAGTGGACGGCTGAAGACAAAAAGAAGACCAATCTTGATAATGTGGCAAAAGACATACTATACAAAAATCTGGATAAGAACATGTTTAGGAAGATCAAAGCATGCACCACTGccaaggagatttgggagaaactCACACAACTGTGTGAAAACAATGATCAAACCAAAGAAAACAAGCTCAtggtggccattcaaaaattTGGAAGTATTAAAATGAAATCGGGAGAAACTACGAATGAATTTGATGAGAGATTTAATAGCATCGTTATTAAATTGAATGCATTGGGAAAGAGCTATAGCAACAGAGAAAATGCTCTGAAAGTTATGAGGGCATTACCAAAAGAATGA
- the LOC140881222 gene encoding DEK domain-containing chromatin-associated protein 1-like isoform X1 — protein MASVKEEIQDSRNQEEEDKDFSVGGQTNDAREHDFKVDAEEEGVKEQNRDAEQNVNQEDDKGRGKEKVNQEKKREKKGSRKVKRGSEKAASPRTPGIERPSRERKTVERFTVNATARGTPVTRPMAIEQGRGSRLKDIPNVAFKLSKRKSDENLQLLHTILFGKKAKVLTVKKRISLFSGFVWVEDEQEKQRAKVKEKLDKCVKEKLLDFCDVLNIPVNKATVKKEELSAKLLEFLESPHATTDTLLADKDKNKKRKSNESASKTSSSVDLASSRSRKKQKLDSGSGKKQKHSAKEEANDRSISSETEDDQDDDNTTVGAKSDQEEINSEDETEQGQDEPESSKGIDNCSSKKSAKKDTGNKTGEKSKSVSKGTSANASRTPDKSTKKPSSSKLKKGVAEAESGSKQKTSSSKKQQSEKKSDGTTPAKDKSLSKKNSTKSSTKDVEKDQGKGKSRKSAKKEPSREELHAVVEDILKEVDFNTATLSDILKLLGKHFGIDLIHRKLEVKEIITEVINNMSDDEDEEATESGDGDSGKDCEDDD, from the exons ATGGCTTCTGTCAAGGAAGAAATACAAGATAGCAGGAATCAAGAGGAGGAGGATAAGGATTTCTCAGTTGGTGGTCAGACGAATGATGCCCGGGAACACGATTTTAAAGTAGACGCGGAAGAGGAGGGAGTAAAGGAACAGAATCGAGATGCGGAGCAGAATGTAAATCAAGAAGATGATAAAGGGAGAGGAAAAGAGAAGGTCaatcaagaaaagaaaagagagaagaaggGTTCGAGGAAAGTGAAGCGAGGGAGTGAGAAGGCAGCATCGCCAAGGACGCCTGGGATTGAGAGGCCAAGCAGGGAGAGGAAAACAGTTGAAAGATTTACAGTGAATGCTACCGCAAGGGGCACTCCTGTTACCAGGCCTATGGCCATCGAGCAG GGCCGAGGTTCACGGCTTAAGGATATCCCAAATG TTGCTTTTAAGTTGTCTAAGAGAAAAAGCGATGAGAATCTGCAGCTTCTTCACACCATTCTTTTCGGCAAAAAAGCAAAG GTGCTAACTGTGAAGAAACGTATAAGCCTCTTTTCTGGTTTTGTATGGGTTGAGGATGAG CAGGAAAAACAAAGGGCTAAAGTTAAGGAGAAGCTTGACAAATGTGTGAAAGAAAAATTGTTGGATTTTTGTGATGTCCTTAATATCCCAGTCAACAAAGCTACAGTAAAGAAG GAAGAACTCTCTGCAAAATTATTAGAATTCTTGGAATCTCCCCATGCTACAACAGATACTTTACTCGCTGACAAGGATAAG AACAAGAAGCGAAAGAGTAATGAATCAGCAAGTAAAACCTCAAGTTCTGTTGATTTGGCATCCAGCAGATCTAGAAAG AAGCAAAAATTGGACTCTGGATCTGGGAAGAAGCAAAAGCATTCAGCCAAAGAAGAAGCCAATGACAGAAGCATATCTTCAGAGACTGAAGATGATCAGGATGATGACAACACTACCGTTGGAGCAAAAAGTGACCAGGAAGAGATCAACTCAGAGGATGAAACAGAGCAAGGGCAAGATGAACCCGAAAGTTCTAAGGGCATTGACAACTGTTCTTCAAAGAAAAGTGCAAAAAAGGATACTGGAAATAAGACTGGGGAGAAGTCCAAGTCTGTCAGCAAAGGAACCTCTGCAAATGCCTCTAGGACCCCTGATAAATCAACCAAAAAACCTTCCAGTTCAAAATTGAAGAAAGGCGTAGCTGAAGCTGAATCAGGAAGTAAACAAAAGACGTCCTCGAGTAAGAAACAACAATCTGAAAAGAAGAGTGATGGCACAACACCTGCAAAGGATAAATCCTTGAGCAAGAAAAACTCGACCAAGTCTTCCACAAAAGATGTTGAAAAGGATCAAG GTAAAGGGAAAAGTAGGAAAAGTGCCAAGAAAGAGCCCAGTAGAGAGGAATTGCACGCAGTTGTAGAGGACATACTCAAGGAAGTTGATTTCAATACT GCTACATTATCCGATATTCTCAAACTACTCG GAAAGCACTTTGGGATAGACCTGATACATAGGAAATTAGAAGTTAAAGAGATAATTACTGAAGTCATAAATAACATGTCTGATGATGAAGACGAGGAGGCTACTGAGTCTGGAGATGGAGATTCGGGTAAAGATTGTGAGGATGATGATTGA